AGTCCAGACCTTTTCCAATTGGTCTGAAACCCTCTAAGAGGGAGAAGTGCTTGGCTGGgtagcttctgtgggcactgtgaCCTGTGCTTGAGTACACTTCTAGGTAGGGAGAAAGGCTAAGGGACACACCAGCTGCTCATCTTGGCCACCTCCCTCCAGTGCTGGAAATGACactttagatttttaatatatttttgaataatgTACAGAATAATGGGtctcattgtgacattttcatgcgTGTATGTAATTGTACCTTGCTCGTGTGTATGTCACTGTACcttgctcatgtgtgtatgtcatTGTACCTTGCTCGTGTGTGTATGTCATTGTACCTTGCTCGTGTGTGTATGTCACTGTACcttgctcatgtgtgtatgtggtcataccttgctctttttttttttttgagacagggtctctctgtgtagccttggccatcctggactcactttgtagaccaggctggcctcgaactcacaacgatcctcctgcctctgcctcccgagtgctgggattaaaggcgtgcgccaccacgcccggctccatacCTTGCTCTTATCCATCCCTGTCGCTGGTCTCCTTTCTCCCCCAGACAAGTCCCCCTTTAatgtcacacatgtgtgtgcatatatttaatatagatCTTACATGAGAGACAACTTGTGATATGTTGTCTTTAGTTTCCTCACATtgcccttcacacacacacacacacacacacacacacacacacacactggtaatgggatttttatttttgtcttctgaggAATCTGGTTTCAAAGTGTTGAAGGGAAGCcaagcccttccctcccctcccctcccctcccctcccctcccctcccctcccctcccttcccctcccctcccttcccctcccctcccttcctttcccttcccctcccctcccctcccctcccctcccctcccctcccttccctcccctccattcTTTCGTTCCCTGTGTCTGTCCATTTCCAGGCTCTCTGGACGTGTTGTAGGCCCTGCACAAGGGCAAGCTTGTGAGATTTTTCTAGTGTTGATCTCTTGGTGGCCGACAGGACAGAGAAGACTGCGTAAGAGTAGGGACcagatgagccaggtgtggtgccgcacccctataatcccagcagtctggtggcaaatctctgtgagttcaaggccagcttggtctaccaagcgagtccaggacaatctcaaatcagattttaaaaccaaaaaatagggctggagagatggctcagtgggtaagagcactggttattcttccaaaggttgtgagttcaattcccagcacccacaccacatggtgattcacaccatctataatgtgatctaggtccctcttctggcctgctggcatacacgcaggcaggctattttataagtaataaataaataaaacttaaaaaaaaaaaagtgcctaaTGTTTGAATGGGTCTGGTGCTATTACAGGGCTGTTAGCCGTTGTCACCCTAGGGCAGAGTTGTGTGACTGTCTGTGGAGGAAGGAAAGTACCCACCTGAGAGGCATCTTTACTTTCTGGTGCTCAGGGTCCGTCCCAGCCTGCAGGATAGTAAGGGTAGGATTGCTGGATGGGCGTTTCCATGGAGATAGCATGGGTAGGATTACTGGATGGGCGTTTCCATGGAGATAGCAAGGTAGGATTGCTAGATGGGCGTTTCCATGGAGATAGCATGGGTTCGATTACTGGATGGGCGTTTCCATGGAGAAATGAATGAAGCTTCCAGACCTGCTCTTCATTTTTCCAGCTCTGTCCCTCGACTTCCCTGAGGCTTTACTATTCTTCCTGCTTTTAAAAAGAGGCCgagttggggttggagagataggtcagcggttaagagcaccgtgtgttcttccaaaggtcctgagttcaaatcccagcagccacatggtggctcacaaccacctataatgagatttggcACTCACTtctgcatacatgtgggcagaatgctgtataaataataaataaatcttaaaaaaaaaaaaaaagggcggaGTTTATGTTGTCATGATGTAGTAAAGTAAGTAGGGTTTACCTTGGAGAGTTTTTAGAGGAGgctgtgctttattttttttgttttgttttgttttagaaatagggtttctctgtgtagccctggctgtcctgaactcgctttgtagaccaagatgttctggagttcacagagatctgcctgcctctgcctcccaaatgctgggattaaagacgtgcgccaccacgcctggccaaactgaaggtcttaaagcccagaaGAACTTCACTTTtttgtctcagcctctgtttctccttgggccaaccccagtactttatttaaagtcaAGTTCAATTTtgttcattacagattacatcatgacttttcttatcttttacaatcaatagaacatttaaaaatcaacaaagcaggctggagagatgctcagagcttaggagcaccatctgctcttccaaaggtcctgagttcaattcccagcaaccatagggtggctcacaaccatctataatgagatctggtgccttcttctggcatgcgggcagaatactgtataaataataaataaatctttttaaaaaatcaacaaagcaagagagcagtctaacaaggaaatacaaacagttctgtataacctacgataaagcatacagcaaaaaaaTCAGTTAACACCCAAGCAGCGGTCAGCATAGCCTGATTGTTACTTCTTAAACAAAGCtcgggaaagtttaatcataaatttccctgggctaaagccgTTGTGTTTACATGTGTTTACATGACAGTCATAGtgacatagcttgagctaaatgttctctaataaagaaaaaacttgactttattcccagtcccaaaccaacaggtgtgctgtcCAAGCCTAAGCTGTCGGCCAAGGGGTCCTTTACCGTAAAGTGTCTGTAAAACATGCCGTTCCAGGCCCACCTTCTGTtgttctcaaagcagattctaaagaaacttgttggggctggagagatggctcagtggttaagaatgctgccTGCctttctaaaggtcctgagttcaattcccagcaacctcgtgatggctcacaaccatattaatgagatctggtgccctctgctggtgtacatgcaggcaaacccctgtgtatatatgataaataaataaatgttaaagaaagaaacttgtcTACAGGCAACAGTTTCTAGCCAgatactgttatgtcaaggtcctaactttcttccaagcagtttctgcctgactGCTCACACAGCCAAgactctcattgtctcaagcttttggccagatgccttctttcaacattctctgtagGAAAAGGTTTTCCCTGAGTGAATTTCATGAGGGCTCATAATCAatgtgagaaatagagagaaagacagttttaggaggaAAGGGATATTTCAaggcaattttttgtttttttttgttgttgtttgtttgtttttttttgttgttgtttgtttttttttggttttttgagacagggtttctctgtgtagccttggctgtcctaggctcattttgtagaccaggctggcctcaaactcacagtgatctgcctgcctctgcctcccgagtgctgggattaaaggtgtgcgccaccatgcctggccttcaaggtagtttttaaagacaaaaatcacacctGGACCGTACATAGTATTtgagggcagtggtgatcagccggagatctctggaactttgtcaagcaaagcttcAGCAGCTGTTCTTAATGtttagagatcatgctggactgTCGGAGGTCTGTGGAACTTTGTCAAACAGAGCCTCTacgacttgtcctcatgtctgtgacaggaACTACTAAAAGAATGCTttgtttgggcttacagtttcagagcattAGGATGGGGAGCAtggtgcaggcaggcatggaatTGCAGCCACTGGGTGGCACAAGTCCTGAAGCCCTCCTCCAGGGCCACGCCCCCAACCCAACAGTTCTTGTGAGAGGCTGATAGATGCAGTTGAACACTGTAGTGCAAGCACATCGAAAGGCTTGTTTTATCATTACAGCTCTTTGATAAGTCACTGGTTTCCAGTCCATCTAGAAGCCTGGTTCACAGGTGCATCTTCAAGGTTATAAGTGTCTGGGGCACGGGAGTATCTTCTGTCCTATTTCGGAGAAACTGAGGAGGACCACGGGCAATCCTGTACTTGTTTGCGTTCCAGATTCCTTTCTTGAGAAACAACATCAGATGCTCCGTATCTATGTCACAGATTGCTCATGTCCTCACAGAGGCTTAGTTAGAACCCAGCGGCTCCACCAACGAGGCACAGAGTATTCAAGTGTGAGCCCGTGGGGCCATCCTCAGTCAGCGCGCAGCATGGCCCCTGTTATAGTACGGTGCCTTATtatatgtgagtgcacatgtgtgcacatgtatgcctgcacctCAGTTCACATTTGGTTCAGCACCGCTTTCTAGCAGAGCTGGAGCTCGGCAGGGAAAGGTGCTAGTGCTTGAAGCAGTGGCAGGCTGGCAGTGTTTGCCATCGCTCACCTAAGTCCTGTCTTCTCTAGGCCCCGTTTCCTGCCTGCTGAGTGGGCAGGGCGTGGGAATCAGGCCTCACAGGCCACGGCCTACTCAGTCTCCTCTCTTCCGCAGGACGCACTGCGGAACTCGGGTGGTGATGGGCTGGGCCAGATGTCCTTGGAATTCTATCAGAAGAAAAAGTCTCGCTGGCCTTTTTCGGATGAGTGCATCCCTTGGGAGGTGTGGACAGTCAAGGTGCACGTGGTGGCCCTGGCCACGGAGCAGGAGCGACAGATCTGCCGGGAGAAGGTGGGGGAGAAGCTCTGTGAGAAGATCATCAACATTGTGGAGGTGATGAGCCGGCACGAGTACCTGCCCAAGATGCCCACGCAGTCGGAGGTGGACAACGTGTTCGACACGGGCCTGCGGGACGTGCAGCCCTACCTCCACAAGATCTCCTTTCAGATCACCGATGCCCTGGGCACCTCCGTCACCACCACCATGCGCAGGCTTATCAAAGACACCCTTGCCCTGTAGGCCTTGCTGGCGCCTTGGCAGCTCCCCGGCGGCTCTGGGGCTGTGTTGTGTGGGTCTTGGAGCTCTGGAGCCTCCTCCCCCGGTCTGGGGAGACTCGAAGAGAAGCTCTTGCTGTCTTGTTTTGTGCCTGTCAGCCTCTGGTGACCCTGTCACCTTTGCAGTGGTCTGGTCTTGGATGCCGCCTTTCCGCATCTGCCATGGTGGGGTTCGCTTTCTATACTGTACAGAGCTACATGAGGGTGGTAAATAAAGTTGAGGTGTGAGTTTGTCTCGGCTCTCTTGGCCTGTGTCATGCCCAGGGACATGAACTCTCCTGAGGACACGTATGTTGAGGGCGTTATTCCAAGCAGAGAGGAGGAGTGGGCTGACGCAGCCTGTGCTCTGCTAACGTTGACATACACAGGTGTCGCCCACCTGTGACCCTGACTTGTCCCGTGGAGGGGTACAGTGGGGCGGTTTGTCTTTATGAGGTATCTAAGGAAAGGCGGGGCTCGAAGCTGTGATGTCCTGTGACGCTGCTCAGGTGGGGACAGTGTTTGGGAACACACTCGTTTTCACATGGGTGTGCTCAGTTTCCGCTGCCACACTGTGTTCACTTGTTCTGTTTAGTAATGCTCTTGGCCACTCGTGACATCTGAGCACAGATGAGTGCGCTGCCTCCAGCGACGGGTGCTGAAGCTGCTGGCGTCCTGGCCGAGGTCCAGGCTGTGCCTCTGGCTGTTTGCTGACAGGCTGTGGAAATCCGTTCGCAGCCTCTGGATCTGGAGTCTGGCTTCCGAGAGGACTTGGTGATGGAAGAGGTTTCCTCAGGAGTTTCGCTGGCATGCCGCGTGCAGGCTCTCtacatggctatcctggaactttctttgtagccaGGTTGGTCTgagactcacagaggtctgcctgcctctgcctgggattaaaggcgagcgccactgTGCCGGctcttgtttgttctgtttgagacatggttttagGTGGTTGTCggagctggcctcagactcattatGTGGTCCAACCATGGGCTTCTGTTATAGCCTCCAGGAGCCGGGGGTCGCAGATGGGCTACCCTGCCCTGTTTCATGCTGGGGTTTAAACTCAGCCCCTTTCCTGTTGGGCAAgttgctaggcaagcagtctaccacctGTGCTGCCCCCAAGCCTCTCTGCAgcggctttttttcccccaagggaACTTAAATTTTGCTAAAGGATTTTCCAGGGCATCTGGGCTTTTCTGCATCCAGATTGTCATGGGTACTGAGCTGGTAGTAACGTCCACGCCACTCTGGAGCCTTGTGATTGCCCACAGTAGGGGCAGTGGGTCAGGTCTAGGCTCCCTTTGACACCATCTCCTCCCCACTTGCTCTCTGGATCTGTGCTCTCTTCTTGCccaagaggacagaagaggagggatggaggcaggccTTGCCATCCAGGTCCCTCGTTGTAGCCAGTTTCTCAGTCCTGGGGTCCGGAGGACTCCTGTGTTGTGCTAGCCTGCCCTGGGAGAAGGGTTCACCATGCAGACTGCCCTGTGGACAAGAAGTGAGCAGTGAGCGGTCAGCACCTGGGCTGGGGTCTAAGGATCTTAGAGGCTCTGAAGGGCCCTGAGGCTGCAGAGTCTCCTCCTCTTTCAAGGGAGGAGAGCCTTGGGGACAGCCCTCCTGGGCTTACCAGCACTTTTGAATTACGGGGATGGAGGACAGTAGGCTGGGCCTGTCAGAGCAGGACCTATAGGCCACTGTGGAGGAGCCTGCGTGGGAGGGGCCTGAGCAGTGTCTGTGCATGGAGTTGGTGGAGTGAAGGGTAGGGCCCTGGGAGGCCCGCCCCTTGAATACACTGCCTGGGCCTCAGCTCTCAGGGTAGTGTGCACATCTGGCCAGCTGGAGGGAGCATGAACGGCTCACAGGTGGGAGCTGCTGCGGCCAAGGTCGCCTGGCTGAGCTGCTGCAACCAGTCTGGCTTGCCACTCGGGCCCCTAGAGGGGCCACACACGGTGCAGGCCGTAGTGCTGGGTGTGCTGTCACTCCTGGTGCTCTGTGGGATCCTGTTCCTAGGTGGTGGACTCCTCCTCCGTGCTCAGGGCCTGATAGCCCCGCTGGCTCGAGAAAGGACCGCATCCCCCGAGGCTgagcctggtgcctgtggagggaaTGGCGGCACCTAGGTGTCTGGCTGCTCCTGAAGCCCAGCCCCGCCTGTGCTGTCCAGAGCACGGTGGAAGGTCCACTCCACAagctcctgtctcctgccccGGTGAGTACCTCGAGGCACAgggagagtgggtgggggtgggactgaGTGGGACGGGCACAGCAATGGCTGCAAGTCCagggtggggctgtctctgagttAAGTCTCCCTGCAGGTCTGTCCTTGAGGCACAGATAGCCTTTTGTACTGCTCTGCGCATGAAGGAGGGCGCCTGGTGTGAATGGGAGCTCTTCTGGTACCCACCGCTGCATCTGCCCACCCCAACAGGACCCTGGTTACGGAGGAGCCCGATGCAGTCAGGCCTTCCCTTGCAGCTTGCCGCGCTCTGTGGAGGAGGTGGGCAGCCTGGGATCAGCCAAGGTGAAGCCGGAGGAGTATTCTTCACTCCCACTTGAGGTATCCCTGGTTGTTGGGTGAGCTGTGGGGATAGAGATGTGCCCTAGGCCCTCTCCCCTGACCCCTGCTCCCATGCCCCTCAGCCAGGAGCTTGCATGCTGTGTGTTGGGGGATGCTGGTAGCAAGGTCTCTGGCAGGAAGTAGAAGGGCTGAGGAATCCCAGCTGTGGGGGCCGTGCCTGggcctcctgcctctatctctctgaGGACAGGAACCATCTGGAGAGAAGGGCCTGGGTGGCCCAGAGGACAAAGTAACTCCAGTCCAAGGCCACCTCAGACTGAACCATGAAATGGGAGCTCTCACCATCTCTTACCGGCATCCAGCTGTGTAGGGGCTCCTGGCGGCTTCTGCTAGCAGCTGTTTCTTGGTGACGTGCACCCTCCTACTTCCAAGTTGCCGCCAAGAAGGCAGTAGTGCAGGATGTCTGTGGTGATGGCCTGGTGAGGGGCTAAGGGTGTGGGCAGGTGCAGGTAATCCACTGCGAAGTCGACAATGTGTGATCCTTGCTTAGCAGCTAAGGGTTTGGCACCGGTCCTGGGCAGCCGTGCCACACTAGCCTTGGGAGTGACAGATTTCTCACATGAGAGATGCCTCCCCCACCACCTTGGAGAGAGAGTtgtccagggcagggcagggcaaggcagggcagggcagtgcaTTGcattgcgtgcgtgcgtgcgtgcgtgcgtgcgtgcgtgcgtgcgtgcgtgcgtgtgagagagagagagagaagagaaaatgtgtgtgtgtgtgcacgctcaaGAGCTCCTGGCATTAGGGTAGTGTGCAGGACCCAGGGCATGTCCCTACTCATTTCCCTGGTCTTGGGGACTGGGGAACTTCTGCTGCACCAGGCTCCTCCCAACCAGCCCTGATGTCCTCcgcctttccttctttctccccagcGGGATGGAGGGGCCTCTAGATTCCTCTGAACCCCTTTACTGACAGATGGGTACACTCAGAGAAAATCTGAGGAAAGGTGAAGCTTGGAGACAAACAGGACAGAGGTGGGGCCGGAGCTGGAGCTGGCCGGCAGTCGCCCCGGGCCTGTGCTCTCTGCTGCTTTCCCACCGCTCTGAGGTGCTGGTAGGAAACATGGCCTCCTGCCCCAATAAGGGAACCATCACAGGCACATATGTGACATTCCGCTTGAGTCAGAGGGCAGCCCTCTTGCCCTCCTTCCTCAGTGGCCAGAGACCTTTGTTTCTAGAAAAGTCCCCAGATGCCAGGCGGCCGCTCCTTCCCAGCTGTGTTCAGCTTTCCTGGCTGGAACCTGAGGCATGGGGAGGGGCACAAAGTACACACGGATGGGAAAGAGCCAAGCAGTTCATCCGCCCACGCCCCCGTGGCGTCAGGGATGTGGGGTTGTGACTGGGTGGCAGGAAAGTCTGTGTGTCCATCATCCTCATGTCTGCTCACACCAAGGAATCAGACAGCTGGGAGAGTGGTCGGCAGCAGCTCCtccatccagcttcctgcctttcaTGTCCCTTGGGCTCACTGTTGGATTGAGTACGTGGTGTTATGGGGCCTAAGTGCTGGGGGCAGAGAGAATACTCAGATGCTTGCTGCAGATCAAGGCTGTTAGGCTGGGTGGGGATGAAGGAATTTGGAGACTGAGAGAGGGGGATCTTGCAGTCGCCTCCTTTCAAAGGGCTGAGGGTAGGTCTGGGGAGCAGAGACAACCTCTGTGTCCCAGTGTGCTGCCAGCCTGAGCCTGTGGCACAGTGCATGGCACAGTGTGTGGACTAACACCCTGCCCTAACCTGCCAGCCTTAGTCCATCGTGTCCAGGACCTGTCCTGTCTCCTCAGCCGACTGCACAGCTCCCTCTAGTCAAGACAAGAGtgccagggcaggagagatggctcagtggttaagagcactggctgctcttccaaaggtcttgagttcaattcccagcaaacacatggtggctcacagccatctgtaatgagatctggtgccctcttctggtgtgcaggtgtacatgcaggcaaaacactgtatacataacaaacaagGGCGCCCTTGGTGTCTTACAGATGCTGGAGCTGACTGTCCAGCTTGGAGAGCTGTCCCTCCTGCTGTCAACCAGGGAGCCCCTGCTGCCCATAGCACCCCGTCCATGCTGCAGATGACGTGCTGAAGACACCTGGACTGTGGTGATGCCCCATCCTGGGTTCCTGGCACTCAGAGTGCTGCCTCTGAGCTGCCCCCAACACCCCTGGGCTAGGTACAGGAGACCCGTGCTCCAAGTGAGTCTGCTTGGTGACTGCTGTGTGCCCTGCGGCACGGAAGCAGCTTTGCACCCCAACAGCTTGGACGCTAGTGTGCCTTCTGCACGCCAGGTCTCGTGGACATGAGTGCAGCTCCTGCCCTTGTTGGTGCCAGGCGGTTGTATCTGACAGCCCAGCAGCCTTTGGGAAGAATTTGGAGGAAGGGGTGTGCCATCACTAGCGGGCTTTAAGCTTTCAATAGACTTGTGCCGCTCTCAGCTctcactccctccttctcccccccccccccccaaccccccaccccctcacccccgcctCATGTCTCAAGAGTTAAGCtatcagccactgctccagcaccatgccggCCTTCTGCCATGTTCTCTGTCCTGGAggccatggactcaccctctgaaact
This window of the Acomys russatus chromosome 17, mAcoRus1.1, whole genome shotgun sequence genome carries:
- the Smim41 gene encoding small integral membrane protein 41, with the protein product MNGSQVGAAAAKVAWLSCCNQSGLPLGPLEGPHTVQAVVLGVLSLLVLCGILFLGGGLLLRAQGLIAPLARERTASPEAEPGACGGNGGT
- the Atg101 gene encoding autophagy-related protein 101 produces the protein MNCRSEVLEVSVEGRQVEEAMLAVLHTVLLHRSTGKFHYKKEGTYSIGTVGIQDVDCDFIDFTYVRVSSEELDRALRKVVGEFKDALRNSGGDGLGQMSLEFYQKKKSRWPFSDECIPWEVWTVKVHVVALATEQERQICREKVGEKLCEKIINIVEVMSRHEYLPKMPTQSEVDNVFDTGLRDVQPYLHKISFQITDALGTSVTTTMRRLIKDTLAL